One Serinicoccus chungangensis genomic window carries:
- a CDS encoding winged helix-turn-helix domain-containing protein translates to MAQPFWIVSLDAAPAEVAATLAACTESRIRSVVVPVATVRERLTIARPPAAVLHGDGSSPALLDTQRWFAEARVPTLVLLPALTEDLEAILLDRGAQDVLQLPLSPRRLGARLRLLGRTPVDRQEKTDEIQVQGNVTLSPTRRTVHVGAAPVPLTRSEFDLLLTVALARGSVVDHQDLAQALRHEDLSTRALQTHASRVRSKLRAAGAGDILRPVRGIGYRLRS, encoded by the coding sequence GTGGCACAGCCGTTCTGGATCGTCTCCCTCGATGCCGCACCCGCCGAGGTCGCGGCCACCCTGGCTGCCTGCACGGAGTCGCGCATCCGGTCGGTCGTGGTGCCGGTCGCGACGGTGCGCGAGCGACTGACCATCGCGCGCCCCCCGGCCGCGGTGCTGCACGGTGATGGATCGTCCCCCGCACTCCTGGACACCCAGCGCTGGTTCGCCGAGGCCCGGGTGCCCACGCTCGTCCTGCTGCCGGCGCTGACCGAGGACCTGGAGGCCATCCTGCTCGACCGGGGCGCGCAGGACGTGCTCCAGCTGCCGTTGTCACCGCGTCGCCTCGGCGCCCGGCTGCGCCTGCTGGGTCGGACCCCCGTCGATCGCCAGGAGAAGACGGACGAGATCCAGGTGCAGGGCAACGTGACACTGTCCCCGACGAGACGTACGGTGCACGTGGGTGCGGCGCCCGTGCCGCTGACCCGGTCGGAGTTCGACCTGCTGCTCACGGTCGCGCTGGCCCGAGGGTCGGTGGTCGACCACCAGGACCTGGCGCAGGCGCTGCGCCACGAGGATCTGAGCACGCGGGCCTTGCAGACGCACGCCAGCCGGGTACGCAGCAAGCTGCGGGCGGCCGGGGCCGGCGACATCCTCCGCCCTGTCCGCGGGATCGGCTACCGCCTGCGGAGCTAG
- a CDS encoding 4-hydroxy-tetrahydrodipicolinate reductase: MPTSLGLFGTGRLGSAIRRLADARDDLEVRWAVGRERPEDLEAVDVAIDVSTGAAVADHLAWARGAGTDLVIGATGWDPALVDGDLPVRVLVAPNFSLGVALVRRLTGVLGAYAAATDGAGTDVDLAVTESHHRHKVDAPSGTALALREALARGAGTRLEDVQTTSLRLGEIVGDHEVVVTTALETLTLRHTAHDRDLFAAGALTAAGWLTTRPHPGLFTLDDLAEDHLRPLLGDPAQQAGPRPAGRSATADAHA; this comes from the coding sequence GTGCCCACTTCTCTCGGACTCTTCGGCACCGGACGCCTCGGCTCGGCGATCCGGCGGCTCGCCGACGCCCGGGACGACCTCGAGGTGCGCTGGGCGGTCGGGCGCGAGCGACCCGAGGACCTGGAGGCGGTCGACGTCGCCATCGACGTCAGCACGGGGGCCGCGGTCGCGGACCACCTCGCCTGGGCGCGTGGCGCCGGCACCGACCTCGTCATCGGCGCGACCGGGTGGGATCCCGCCCTCGTCGACGGCGACCTGCCCGTCCGTGTGCTGGTCGCCCCGAACTTCTCCCTGGGCGTCGCCCTGGTCCGGCGGTTGACCGGCGTCCTGGGCGCGTATGCCGCCGCCACCGACGGCGCCGGCACGGACGTCGACCTCGCCGTCACCGAGAGCCACCACCGGCACAAGGTCGACGCCCCCAGCGGCACCGCCCTCGCCCTGCGCGAGGCGCTGGCCCGCGGCGCCGGCACCCGCCTCGAGGACGTCCAGACCACCAGCCTGCGTCTCGGCGAGATCGTCGGCGACCACGAGGTGGTGGTCACCACGGCCCTGGAGACCCTCACCCTGCGGCACACCGCGCACGACCGCGACCTCTTCGCCGCCGGCGCGCTGACCGCCGCCGGCTGGCTCACGACCCGGCCGCACCCCGGCCTGTTCACCCTCGACGACCTCGCCGAGGACCACCTGCGACCGCTGCTGGGCGACCCCGCCCAGCAGGCGGGCCCCCGGCCCGCCGGTCGGTCCGCGACCGCCGACGCCCACGCCTGA
- a CDS encoding response regulator transcription factor: MSIRVVVADDQEQVRDGLSMLLAAESDLEVVALAADGVEAVEAVRRERPDVVVMDIRMPRMDGIEATRQITAEVEGGDADGVTTVLVLTTFDHDDALYGALRAGASGYMLKDAVPTRLGDAVRRVAAGGSWIDPGVAGKVIETLRETAPRDPSGLPSLQMLSPRELEVLTLMGDAPSNSDLAEQLFVSEATIKTHISRLLMKTGSSERAQLVALAYRTGLVQP, encoded by the coding sequence GTGAGCATCCGTGTCGTCGTGGCCGACGACCAGGAGCAGGTCCGCGACGGCCTGTCGATGCTGCTCGCGGCGGAGAGCGACCTGGAGGTCGTCGCCCTCGCCGCCGACGGCGTCGAGGCGGTCGAGGCGGTGCGGCGCGAGCGGCCCGACGTCGTCGTCATGGACATCCGCATGCCCCGCATGGACGGCATCGAGGCCACCCGGCAGATCACCGCCGAGGTGGAGGGCGGCGACGCCGACGGGGTGACGACGGTGCTGGTGCTGACCACCTTCGACCACGACGACGCGCTCTACGGTGCGCTGCGCGCCGGGGCGTCGGGCTACATGCTCAAGGACGCCGTCCCCACCCGGCTGGGGGACGCGGTCCGTCGCGTCGCCGCCGGCGGCTCGTGGATCGACCCGGGGGTGGCCGGGAAGGTCATCGAGACGCTGCGGGAGACGGCGCCGCGGGACCCCAGCGGGCTCCCCAGCCTGCAGATGCTCTCCCCCCGCGAGCTGGAGGTGCTCACCCTCATGGGCGACGCGCCCTCCAACAGCGACCTCGCCGAGCAGCTCTTCGTGTCCGAGGCCACCATCAAGACGCACATCTCCCGGCTGCTCATGAAGACGGGCAGCTCCGAGCGTGCCCAGCTGGTCGCCCTGGCCTACCGCACCGGCCTCGTCCAGCCCTGA
- the dapA gene encoding 4-hydroxy-tetrahydrodipicolinate synthase, giving the protein MPTTLTAAPFTGLGVALATPFTTGTDAAGGTRKPAVDHAAFGRLVEHVLADGLGVDWLVVLGSTGEAATVTDSERHALVRQAVQLGHAHGRGVPVVVGVGHNDTERACELAAQAAAAGADALLVVTPFYNKPQVSGLVAHYRAVAEAADGLPVIAYNVPGRTGCNITPDAMRQIWQVEQVVALKESSGDLRQVGQLCREAPAGRAVLAGDDDLALASIAVGAQGLVSVCANVAPVETRRLVQAARSGDLGLARELDALLAPLMDAMFAETNPVPVKAALACLGVATAHVRLPLSPAEPETWSRVQTALADLQASRRSSDVSARSGLLPGRFTVPRDAAALAS; this is encoded by the coding sequence ATGCCCACCACCCTCACCGCCGCACCGTTCACCGGTCTCGGCGTCGCCCTCGCGACGCCGTTCACGACCGGGACCGACGCCGCGGGTGGGACCCGAAAGCCCGCCGTCGACCACGCCGCCTTCGGGCGGCTCGTCGAGCACGTGCTGGCCGACGGGCTCGGCGTGGACTGGCTGGTCGTGCTCGGCTCGACCGGCGAGGCGGCGACCGTCACCGACTCCGAGCGGCACGCGCTGGTCCGCCAGGCCGTCCAGCTCGGCCACGCCCACGGGCGGGGCGTCCCGGTCGTCGTCGGCGTGGGCCACAACGACACCGAGCGGGCCTGCGAGCTCGCCGCCCAGGCCGCTGCCGCCGGGGCCGACGCCCTGCTGGTGGTCACCCCCTTCTACAACAAGCCGCAGGTGAGCGGGCTCGTCGCGCACTACCGCGCCGTCGCCGAGGCGGCGGACGGGCTGCCGGTCATCGCCTACAACGTGCCTGGTCGCACCGGCTGCAACATCACCCCGGACGCGATGCGCCAGATCTGGCAGGTGGAGCAGGTGGTCGCGCTCAAGGAGAGCTCGGGCGACCTGCGCCAGGTCGGCCAGCTCTGCCGGGAGGCACCCGCCGGCCGCGCCGTCCTGGCCGGCGACGACGACCTAGCCCTGGCCTCGATCGCGGTCGGCGCCCAGGGGCTCGTGTCCGTCTGCGCCAACGTGGCGCCGGTGGAGACCCGCCGGCTCGTCCAGGCCGCCCGCTCCGGGGACCTGGGCCTGGCCCGGGAGCTGGACGCCCTGCTGGCCCCGCTCATGGACGCGATGTTCGCCGAGACCAACCCGGTGCCGGTGAAGGCCGCCCTCGCCTGCCTCGGCGTGGCCACGGCCCACGTCCGGCTCCCCCTGTCCCCCGCCGAGCCGGAGACGTGGAGCCGGGTCCAGACCGCGCTCGCCGACCTCCAGGCATCGCGGCGCAGCAGTGACGTGAGTGCCCGGTCCGGTCTGCTGCCGGGCCGGTTCACCGTGCCGCGCGACGCCGCGGCGCTCGCCTCGTGA
- a CDS encoding pyridoxal phosphate-dependent aminotransferase, with amino-acid sequence MSLGAPESAVDLGLGEPGWPVPDVVGRGGTRAPSLSYGPNTSDPALVRAVARYASTPTCDVAPDGVMVTAGSQAALFALFQSWVEPGSTVLVPDPGFVAYPTLARMCGATPVGYPLGADGGLDDDALVTALAEQPHTSLVVLNHPANPTGGLASAPALSRVAEACVDQGVLLVSDEVYAELWVDRRPASLRDVSPAGVVLGSMSKAFAAPGLRIGWALGAPDVLAPARLVHNAMTTAPSRLSQAAALTILEAADEVLPASRAEVRARWDAVDRIAPRLRTSGHRFLGDGHQEPMSRTAERAGFYLWLPLPDHLADSTEHDGTPSTEAFALRLRDEGGVTTIPGTAFGERGEGFLRVSLGGPVDDLEEGLRRLAPWWEA; translated from the coding sequence ATGTCCCTCGGCGCCCCGGAGTCGGCGGTCGACCTGGGCCTCGGCGAGCCCGGGTGGCCGGTGCCGGACGTCGTCGGTCGCGGTGGCACGCGGGCGCCCTCGCTCTCCTACGGACCCAACACCTCCGACCCGGCACTGGTCCGCGCGGTCGCGAGGTATGCCTCCACCCCCACCTGCGACGTGGCTCCGGACGGGGTCATGGTCACGGCGGGCAGCCAGGCCGCCCTCTTCGCGCTCTTCCAGTCGTGGGTCGAGCCCGGCTCGACCGTGCTGGTGCCCGACCCCGGGTTCGTCGCCTACCCGACCCTCGCGCGGATGTGCGGGGCGACGCCGGTGGGCTACCCGCTCGGCGCCGACGGCGGTCTCGACGACGACGCGCTGGTGACCGCGCTGGCCGAGCAGCCGCATACCTCGCTGGTCGTCCTCAACCACCCGGCGAACCCGACCGGCGGGCTCGCGTCGGCGCCGGCGCTGTCACGCGTGGCGGAGGCCTGCGTCGACCAGGGCGTGCTCCTGGTGAGCGACGAGGTGTATGCCGAGCTGTGGGTCGACCGGCGCCCCGCGTCGCTGCGGGACGTGAGCCCGGCGGGGGTCGTGCTGGGGTCGATGAGCAAGGCCTTCGCCGCCCCGGGGCTGCGGATCGGATGGGCGCTCGGCGCGCCCGACGTGCTCGCCCCGGCCCGACTGGTGCACAACGCGATGACCACGGCGCCCTCGCGGCTGTCGCAGGCGGCCGCGCTGACGATTCTCGAGGCGGCCGACGAGGTGCTGCCGGCGTCCCGGGCCGAGGTCCGCGCCCGCTGGGACGCGGTCGACCGGATCGCCCCCCGGCTCCGCACTTCTGGACATCGGTTCCTGGGCGACGGGCACCAGGAGCCGATGTCCAGAACCGCGGAGAGGGCGGGGTTCTACCTCTGGCTCCCGCTGCCCGACCACCTGGCCGACAGCACAGAGCACGACGGCACGCCCAGCACCGAGGCGTTCGCGCTGCGGCTGCGCGACGAGGGCGGGGTGACGACCATCCCCGGCACCGCCTTCGGTGAGCGCGGGGAGGGCTTCCTGCGGGTCAGCCTGGGCGGCCCGGTGGACGATCTCGAGGAAGGACTCCGGCGCCTGGCGCCCTGGTGGGAGGCATGA
- a CDS encoding 2,3,4,5-tetrahydropyridine-2,6-dicarboxylate N-succinyltransferase, whose protein sequence is MSTATTTGTSELETAFAEGGPEPTVAQVEELLTALEAGQVRAASPGDDGRWRVHGWVKRGILAAFRLSETVEIDWPGGSVDKSLVPARRITAGDGIRLVPGGTSVRRGAHLAPGVVVMPPSYVNAGAHVGAGSMVDSHVLVGSCAQVGEGVHLSTAVQLGGVLEPVGARPVVVEDEVFVGAQCGLYEGVVVRHGAVLAPGVTLTAGTTIYDLVEQREVRGEVPSGAVVVPGTRPARGDYAQRLGLSLYAPVIVKYRDSSTDAATALEESLR, encoded by the coding sequence GTGAGCACCGCCACGACGACCGGGACGTCCGAGCTCGAGACCGCCTTCGCCGAGGGCGGCCCCGAGCCGACGGTCGCTCAGGTCGAGGAGCTGCTCACGGCCCTGGAGGCCGGCCAGGTCCGCGCCGCCAGCCCCGGTGACGACGGGCGGTGGCGCGTGCACGGCTGGGTCAAGCGGGGGATCCTCGCGGCGTTCCGGCTCAGCGAGACCGTCGAGATCGACTGGCCCGGCGGCAGCGTCGACAAGTCGCTCGTCCCCGCGCGCCGGATCACGGCGGGCGACGGCATACGGCTCGTGCCGGGGGGGACCTCGGTGCGCCGCGGCGCCCACCTGGCGCCCGGCGTCGTGGTCATGCCCCCGAGCTACGTCAACGCCGGCGCCCACGTCGGTGCGGGGTCGATGGTCGACAGCCACGTGCTCGTCGGGTCGTGCGCGCAGGTCGGCGAGGGCGTGCACCTGTCCACCGCCGTGCAGCTGGGCGGTGTGCTCGAGCCGGTCGGCGCCCGGCCGGTCGTGGTCGAGGACGAGGTCTTCGTGGGTGCCCAGTGCGGGCTCTACGAGGGCGTCGTGGTGCGCCACGGGGCGGTGCTCGCGCCCGGCGTGACGCTGACCGCCGGCACCACGATCTACGACCTGGTCGAGCAGCGCGAGGTGCGCGGCGAGGTGCCGTCGGGCGCCGTGGTCGTGCCCGGCACCCGCCCGGCGCGGGGTGACTACGCGCAGCGGCTCGGCCTCTCGCTCTACGCCCCGGTCATCGTCAAGTACCGCGACTCCTCCACCGACGCCGCGACCGCCCTCGAGGAGTCGCTGCGGTGA